One window of the Megalops cyprinoides isolate fMegCyp1 chromosome 2, fMegCyp1.pri, whole genome shotgun sequence genome contains the following:
- the ythdf3 gene encoding YTH domain-containing family protein 3, which yields MSATSVDQRPKGQGNKVQNGSMHQKDAVNDDDFEPYLSSQTNQSNSYPPMSDPYMPSYYAPSIGFPYSLGEAAWSTAGDPPMPYLTTYGQMSNGEPHFIPDGVFSQPGALGNTPPFLGQHGFNFFPGNADFSTWGTSGSQGQSTQSSAYSSSYGYAPSSLGRAIADGQAGFGSDTPLSKVPGLSSIEQGMAGLKLGSDMAAVTKTVGSPLGGAAGMSSMAVNSVPPVSSSAPKPTSWAAIARKPAKPQPKLKPKANMGMGGGATIPPPPIKHNMNIGTWDDKGSITKPPLAQQMLPPQPLVQQQLLAQPQPLMQSQLPPQPQHQHQLQLQSAQPPQPLPPGPPHPHQQHPPQPGPPQPLQQPLQPPQQPTPPQNRWVAPRNRGTSFNQNSGAENFGMGTGVPISAPLSSGEVHPVLEKLKALNNYNPKDFDWNLKNGRVFIIKSYSEDDIHRSIKYSIWCSTEHGNKRLDAAYRSLNTKGPLYLLFSVNGSGHFCGVAEMKSVVDYNAYAGVWSQDKWKGKFEVKWIFVKDVPNNQLRHIRLENNDNKPVTNSRDTQEVPLEKAKQVLKIIATFKHTTSIFDDFAHYEKRQEEEEAMRRERNRTKQ from the coding sequence AGTAACAGCTATCCACCAATGTCTGATCCCTACATGCCTAGTTATTATGCTCCATCCATCGGGTTCCCTTACTCCCTGGGAGAAGCTGCCTGGTCCACCGCGGGGGACCCCCCCATGCCCTACTTGACCACCTATGGACAGATGAGCAATGGCGAGCCCCACTTCATCCCAGATGGTGTGTTCAGTCAGCCCGGAGCCCTGGGCAACACACCTCCCTTCCTCGGCCAGCACGGCTTCAATTTCTTCCCCGGTAACGCAGACTTTTCCACGTGGGGGACCAGCGGGTCTCAGGGACAGTCCACACAGAGCTCGGCCTATAGCAGCAGTTACGGTTACGCCCCCAGCTCTCTGGGCCGGGCCATAGCAGATGGACAGGCAGGCTTTGGGAGTGACACTCCCCTCAGTAAAGTGCCAGGGCTCAGCAGTATCGAGCAGGGCATGGCCGGACTCAAGCTCGGCTCTGACATGGCGGCCGTCACCAAAACGGTGGGCTCCCCACTGGGAGGGGCGGCAGGAATGAGTAGCATGGCAGTGAACAGTGTCCCGCCCGTCAGCTCCTCCGCTCCCAAGCCTACCTCGTGGGCAGCCATTGCCAGGAAGCCCGCCAAACCCCAGCCCAAACTGAAGCCCAAAGCCAACATGGGCATGGGGGGCGGGGCCAccatcccccctcctcccattAAGCACAATATGAACATTGGCACCTGGGACGACAAGGGCTCCATCACCAAGCCACCCTTAGCACAGCAGATGCTGCCGCCTCAGCCcctggtgcagcagcagctcctggcGCAGCCGCAGCCTCTGATGCAGAGCCAGCTGCCTCCTCAGCCTCAGCATCAacatcagctgcagctgcagtcgGCTCAGCCTCCCCAGCCACTCCCCCCGggcccccctcacccccaccagCAGCACCCTCCCCAGCCCGGCCCACCCCAACCCCTCCAGCAGCCCCTGCAACCCCCGCAGCAGCCTACGCCCCCGCAGAACCGCTGGGTGGCTCCTCGCAACCGGGGCACCAGCTTTAACCAGAACAGCGGGGCGGAGAACTTTGGCATGGGAACGGGGGTCCCCATAAGCGCCCCGCTCTCCTCCGGCGAGGTGCACCCAGTGCTAGAGAAGCTCAAGGCCCTCAACAACTACAACCCCAAAGACTTTGACTGGAACTTGAAAAACGGGCGGGTGTTCATCATCAAGAGCTACTCCGAGGATGACATCCACCGCTCCATCAAGTACTCCATCTGGTGCAGCACCGAGCACGGAAATAAGCGGCTGGACGCCGCGTACCGCTCGCTCAATACCAAGGGCCCCCTCTACCTGCTCTTCAGCGTCAATGGTAGCGGACACTTTTGCGGCGTGGCGGAGATGAAGTCGGTGGTGGACTACAACGCCTATGCTGGAGTGTGGTCTCAGGACAAGTGGAAGGGGAAGTTTGAGGTGAAGTGGATCTTTGTCAAGGACGTTCCCAACAACCAGCTGCGGCACATCCGTCtagaaaacaatgacaacaaaccTGTCACCAACTCCAGGGACACTCAGGAAGTGCCCCTAGAAAAGGCAAAGCAAGTGCTTAAAATTATTGCTACTTTCAAGCATACCACCTCAATCTTTGATGACTTTGCACATTACGAAAAGcgtcaggaggaggaggaagccaTGCGTAGG